A genomic stretch from Empedobacter stercoris includes:
- a CDS encoding tetratricopeptide repeat protein, which produces MDYNKLFNDIFFLILDDEMDENQYPIWKSFSFIHNPIQQLIKAQDLLNQLLHEFPKDKKALFLKGVVQRNLNFNEESILYLLEAKKEDYYLYAANFYIAEYYIHKLKFEEAQKYLKEIEIVYPSNKRFLFLSILVSLELFDFESAKRYLNILYQLIEDKKVLELLSKNLQITEEIVLKTTNRLVLKNFKLRSFNYNLQLKTNLISFYKNFADIGVNFNGINCFIMALTLKQITLYPTFQHFEMYTVQTVLDYIDVDKKGVQMRLDDINFEQDFVNNYHEYLEVEILLKED; this is translated from the coding sequence GTGGACTACAATAAACTTTTTAACGATATTTTTTTCTTGATTCTTGATGACGAGATGGATGAAAATCAATATCCAATTTGGAAAAGTTTTTCGTTTATTCACAATCCTATACAGCAATTGATTAAGGCACAAGATTTATTGAATCAGCTGTTGCACGAATTTCCAAAAGACAAAAAAGCACTTTTTTTAAAGGGCGTTGTTCAACGAAACTTGAACTTCAACGAAGAATCAATTTTATACCTTTTAGAAGCAAAGAAAGAAGATTATTACCTGTATGCTGCTAATTTTTATATTGCTGAATATTACATTCATAAATTAAAATTTGAAGAAGCGCAAAAGTATTTAAAAGAGATTGAAATTGTATATCCCTCGAACAAACGTTTTCTATTTTTATCGATTTTGGTAAGTTTGGAATTATTTGATTTTGAATCAGCTAAACGATATTTAAATATTCTTTATCAATTAATTGAAGACAAAAAAGTCTTAGAATTATTGAGTAAAAATCTTCAAATTACAGAAGAAATTGTTCTAAAAACGACGAATCGTTTGGTATTGAAAAATTTCAAATTAAGAAGTTTTAATTATAATCTTCAGCTTAAAACAAATTTGATTTCTTTTTACAAAAATTTCGCTGATATTGGTGTTAACTTTAATGGAATCAATTGTTTTATAATGGCATTGACCTTGAAACAAATTACATTATATCCAACGTTTCAACATTTCGAAATGTATACTGTACAAACGGTTTTAGATTATATTGATGTCGATAAGAAAGGTGTACAAATGCGTTTGGATGATATCAATTTTGAACAAGATTTTGTCAATAATTATCATGAATATTTAGAAGTTGAAATTTTACTGAAAGAAGATTGA
- a CDS encoding DUF4097 domain-containing protein, translating to MIKRTVFLAVTTLCMLTAQAQTKKESKDFKSEANVQQTYKLAVNNGKLKISIGNAIIEGYDGKEVLISSKSQSKKEDERAKGLRPVYASGLEDNTGLGINVVQNNGIVEINQLNRISSSAVTIKVPKNMLISYDYQSMYGGEVVFRNIESEIEASSNYNSIQLENVTGPATINSVYGEIVAKFNQQVKGPLSLVSIYGAVDVSVPKTAKADVKLSTSFGEILMAPELGLKIEKKTTSDSNLFNSQLNSKLNGGGTSFNFRSDYGKIYLRAL from the coding sequence ATGATAAAAAGAACAGTTTTTTTAGCAGTTACAACTTTGTGTATGTTAACTGCTCAAGCCCAAACAAAGAAGGAATCAAAGGATTTTAAATCTGAAGCTAACGTACAACAAACTTATAAGTTAGCTGTTAATAATGGGAAGTTGAAAATTAGCATTGGAAATGCAATAATCGAAGGTTATGATGGTAAAGAAGTTTTAATTTCTTCTAAAAGTCAATCAAAGAAAGAAGATGAAAGAGCAAAAGGTTTGCGACCAGTTTATGCAAGTGGATTGGAGGATAATACAGGTCTTGGAATTAATGTTGTACAAAACAATGGGATCGTAGAGATCAATCAGTTAAACAGAATATCTTCATCGGCTGTTACGATAAAAGTACCTAAAAATATGCTGATTTCGTACGATTATCAATCGATGTATGGTGGAGAAGTTGTTTTTAGAAATATTGAAAGTGAAATAGAAGCTTCGTCAAATTACAATTCTATTCAATTAGAAAATGTAACTGGCCCAGCAACTATAAATAGTGTATACGGTGAAATTGTAGCAAAATTTAATCAACAAGTAAAAGGTCCATTATCATTGGTTTCAATTTATGGAGCGGTAGATGTTTCAGTGCCCAAAACAGCAAAAGCAGATGTAAAACTATCTACATCTTTCGGAGAGATTTTGATGGCGCCAGAATTAGGTCTGAAAATAGAGAAGAAAACAACTTCTGATTCGAATTTATTTAATAGTCAACTAAATTCCAAATTGAATGGAGGAGGAACAAGTTTTAATTTTAGATCAGATTACGGAAAAATATACCTAAGAGCTTTATAA